In Streptomyces capitiformicae, one genomic interval encodes:
- a CDS encoding STM4012 family radical SAM protein — protein MTVIDLPTTRTRPYQHYVYAYPHKTAYRELEEKPRLADLWAGESRQALSLYAHIPFCEVRCGFCNLFTRVGAPDGLTGRYLDALERQAIAVREALGDAEPVRFANAAFGGGTPTFLEAAELARLCDIAERHMGADLRAIPLSVEASPATATADRLAVLAERGTTRLSLGVQSFVEEEARAAVRPQRRSDVEAALSRIRDTRIPVLNIDLIYGIDGQTAASWRLSLDAALAWRPEEIYLYPLYVRPLTGLGRSADPEGADRAWDEARLSRYREGRDHLLAHGYEQVSMRMFRRTDAPPQGPDDYACQTDGMIGLGCGARSYTSRLHYSFDYAVNMGQIRGIIDDYTATEDFGRAVVGRRVDEDEARRRYLLQSLLQAWGLPVADYRRQFGTDPYDDFPVELGRLASRGWLADAGADLVKLSAEGLAYSDAIGPEFFSPAVRAAMAAYELK, from the coding sequence CCACCCGGACGCGGCCGTACCAGCACTACGTGTACGCCTACCCCCACAAGACCGCCTACCGAGAGCTGGAGGAGAAACCCCGGCTGGCGGACCTGTGGGCCGGGGAATCCAGGCAGGCCCTGTCGCTGTACGCGCACATACCGTTCTGCGAGGTCCGCTGCGGCTTCTGCAATCTGTTCACCCGTGTCGGCGCGCCCGACGGGCTGACCGGCCGTTACCTCGACGCGCTGGAGCGGCAGGCGATCGCGGTGCGGGAGGCGCTCGGGGACGCGGAGCCGGTGCGGTTCGCGAACGCCGCGTTCGGCGGTGGCACGCCCACCTTTCTGGAGGCCGCCGAGCTGGCGCGGCTGTGCGACATCGCGGAACGGCACATGGGCGCGGACCTGCGGGCGATCCCGCTGTCGGTGGAGGCCTCCCCCGCCACGGCGACGGCCGACCGGCTGGCCGTGCTGGCCGAGCGGGGCACGACGCGGCTGAGCCTCGGCGTACAGAGCTTCGTCGAGGAGGAAGCGCGTGCGGCCGTACGACCCCAGCGGCGGAGTGATGTGGAGGCGGCACTGTCCCGGATCCGCGACACCCGCATTCCCGTCCTCAACATCGACCTGATCTACGGCATCGACGGGCAGACGGCGGCCAGTTGGCGGCTGTCCCTGGACGCGGCGCTCGCCTGGCGGCCCGAGGAGATCTACCTCTACCCGCTGTACGTACGGCCGTTGACCGGACTGGGGCGTAGCGCCGACCCGGAGGGCGCGGACCGCGCCTGGGACGAGGCCCGGCTGAGCCGCTACCGCGAGGGCCGCGACCATCTCCTCGCCCACGGCTACGAGCAGGTCTCCATGCGGATGTTCCGCCGCACGGACGCCCCGCCGCAGGGCCCGGACGACTACGCCTGCCAGACCGACGGCATGATCGGCCTGGGCTGCGGCGCCCGTTCGTACACCTCCCGGCTGCACTACTCCTTCGACTACGCGGTCAACATGGGGCAGATCCGCGGGATCATCGACGACTACACCGCCACTGAGGACTTCGGCCGGGCCGTCGTCGGCCGCCGGGTCGACGAGGACGAGGCGCGGCGTCGGTATCTGCTGCAGTCGCTGCTCCAGGCGTGGGGGTTGCCGGTGGCCGACTACCGGCGGCAGTTCGGGACCGACCCGTACGACGACTTCCCGGTGGAGCTGGGGCGGCTGGCCTCGCGCGGTTGGCTGGCGGACGCGGGCGCGGATCTCGTGAAGCTTTCCGCCGAGGGGCTCGCGTACTCGGACGCCATCGGACCCGAGTTCTTCTCCCCCGCCGTACGGGCCGCGATGGCCGCCTACGAGCTGAAGTGA
- a CDS encoding helix-turn-helix transcriptional regulator, which produces MLRNFGRAGRLLEQEAPAHTAGEVPLRDRTVLAVLRAQLALTTGDVESAFALTVEGLAAAERDGLRQCHSPGQALLATAALRKVDIAAAMTHVTRIGEDAMLGRSLYVPGQCAWVTALAYRATHDIEGALRLTRELVEPGPVSRELLLAQPGAAPWLARFALGVGEPALAHRALTTVVTLAARNPFFPTVTAAALHTRGVVEAGVDDLRRAADAHADPWARASALEDIGTLLAASRTQRAHAADVLGEAGAAYLASGSLYDYMRTTSRIRELGGINGTNPAPPVREEQHPEFSQLTRSEQAVAKLVAQGMTNVQVARVLSLSRHTVAFHLRKIFRKLDVSSRVELAHMWGNRGA; this is translated from the coding sequence ATGCTGCGCAATTTCGGCAGAGCCGGCCGACTGCTGGAGCAGGAGGCCCCCGCGCACACCGCCGGCGAGGTCCCCCTGCGGGACCGGACCGTCCTGGCCGTGCTCCGGGCGCAGCTGGCGCTCACGACGGGAGACGTGGAGTCCGCGTTCGCCCTGACCGTGGAGGGCCTGGCCGCCGCCGAGCGCGACGGTCTGCGCCAGTGTCACTCCCCGGGCCAGGCCCTGCTGGCGACAGCCGCCCTCCGGAAGGTCGACATCGCGGCGGCGATGACCCATGTGACACGCATCGGCGAGGACGCGATGCTCGGCCGCTCCCTGTACGTGCCCGGGCAGTGCGCCTGGGTGACCGCGCTGGCCTACCGGGCCACACACGACATCGAAGGCGCCCTACGGCTGACCAGGGAACTCGTCGAGCCGGGCCCGGTGAGCCGGGAACTGCTGCTCGCCCAACCGGGAGCCGCGCCCTGGCTGGCCCGGTTCGCCCTCGGCGTCGGCGAACCCGCGCTGGCCCACCGCGCGTTGACGACCGTCGTGACCCTCGCCGCACGGAACCCCTTCTTCCCGACCGTGACCGCCGCGGCCCTGCACACCCGGGGAGTCGTCGAGGCCGGCGTCGACGACCTCAGGCGCGCGGCCGACGCGCACGCGGACCCCTGGGCCAGGGCCTCGGCCCTGGAGGACATCGGCACCCTGCTGGCCGCGAGCCGCACCCAACGCGCGCACGCCGCGGACGTACTCGGCGAGGCGGGCGCCGCCTACCTGGCTTCGGGCTCACTCTACGACTACATGAGGACCACTTCCAGAATTCGCGAACTAGGCGGAATCAACGGAACGAACCCCGCTCCGCCGGTACGAGAGGAACAGCATCCGGAATTCTCCCAGCTGACGAGGAGCGAACAGGCCGTCGCCAAACTCGTGGCCCAGGGAATGACGAACGTTCAGGTCGCCCGCGTGCTTTCTCTGTCACGGCACACAGTGGCGTTCCATTTACGCAAGATATTCCGGAAGCTGGACGTTTCGTCCCGTGTGGAGCTGGCCCACATGTGGGGCAATCGCGGCGCCTGA
- a CDS encoding STM4011 family radical SAM protein produces the protein MDLTLLYRGPLASCDYDCPYCPFAKRRDSTAQLRADRAALDRFTTWAREQTDDRLSVLFTPWGEGLVRSWYRRALVELSHEPHIDRVAIQTNLSCRTEWLAEADLETVALWCTYHPGQTPYERFLDKTRRLDGIGVRFSVGIVGLPEHLNQARRLRAELPERVYLWVNAADGHTYTDEQAALWSELDPLFSFSRHPHRSAGRACRTGSTVVSVDGEGTVRRCHFVKDELGNLYDGSFRVALAPRPCPLAVCDCHIGYVHLESLPLYDVFAGGVLERVPTMEARV, from the coding sequence ATGGACCTGACGCTCCTCTACCGTGGGCCGCTCGCTTCCTGCGACTACGACTGCCCCTACTGTCCCTTCGCCAAGCGGCGTGACTCGACGGCACAGTTGCGGGCCGACCGTGCCGCCCTGGACCGTTTCACGACGTGGGCGCGGGAGCAGACCGACGACCGGCTCTCGGTGCTCTTCACACCCTGGGGTGAGGGGCTGGTGCGTTCCTGGTACCGCAGGGCGCTGGTGGAGTTGTCGCACGAGCCGCATATCGACCGGGTGGCGATCCAGACCAATCTCAGTTGCCGTACGGAGTGGTTGGCCGAGGCCGACCTGGAAACCGTGGCGCTGTGGTGCACGTATCACCCGGGGCAGACGCCGTACGAGCGGTTCCTCGACAAGACGCGTCGGCTGGATGGGATCGGCGTCCGCTTCAGTGTGGGGATCGTCGGGCTGCCGGAGCATCTGAACCAGGCCAGGCGGCTGCGCGCGGAGCTGCCGGAGCGGGTGTACCTGTGGGTGAACGCCGCCGACGGGCACACGTACACCGACGAACAGGCGGCGCTGTGGAGCGAGTTGGACCCCTTGTTCTCCTTCAGCCGGCATCCGCACCGCTCGGCGGGTCGCGCGTGCCGTACCGGTTCGACGGTCGTGTCGGTGGACGGAGAGGGGACGGTACGGCGCTGTCACTTCGTCAAGGACGAGTTGGGCAACCTCTACGACGGCTCCTTCCGTGTTGCTCTCGCACCCCGCCCGTGCCCGCTGGCCGTCTGCGACTGCCACATCGGCTACGTCCACCTGGAATCCCTGCCGCTGTACGACGTGTTCGCCGGCGGCGTCCTCGAACGGGTACCGACCATGGAGGCTCGTGTCTGA